One Streptomyces lincolnensis genomic region harbors:
- a CDS encoding cytochrome P450: MEAQPRPTAPADSPALGSLPVEPLLTSEFDVDPGAVYERLRATYGPVAPVGLLGVPVWLVLGYPEVTEVLRNESQWRRDIRYWRARAEGRLPPDWPLAAGYEVRQMMFMDDEEHLAARRTHHAALRPFSGSPEGWELRAAVERYADELIALLASESGTTGFADLGAQYTRPLLLMVTTRLFGCPVELGDELVMDLWRMLDGGPGAGPATGRALASFTRLAAHRRARPGDDLTSYMLLADPDLTDEQLGRELFMNAVYLNDITGNMVLNTLLEVLRGNATVRRSLSAGQLGETVDRAALANPPVANMCFRFAARDVRLGGFWIRAGDAVSPSAASAHRDLLAIGSSHLVGSAVSTHAHLGWGAGPHQCPSAARELGGQIVSTAVGRVFDHFVRAELTLPPDQLPWRSGPVVRGLRLLPVRYELSPGHAKTPRHAAPVPTSPTHTPDGQAKRLLSALRRLMFGGRD; this comes from the coding sequence ATGGAAGCCCAGCCACGCCCGACCGCACCGGCCGACAGCCCCGCCCTCGGTTCGCTGCCCGTCGAACCGCTGCTCACCTCCGAGTTCGACGTCGACCCGGGCGCGGTCTACGAGCGGCTGCGGGCCACCTACGGGCCGGTCGCGCCGGTCGGCCTGCTGGGCGTGCCGGTGTGGCTGGTCCTCGGCTATCCCGAGGTCACCGAGGTGCTCAGGAACGAGAGCCAGTGGCGGCGGGACATCCGCTACTGGCGGGCCCGGGCCGAGGGGCGGCTGCCGCCGGACTGGCCGCTGGCGGCCGGCTACGAGGTACGGCAGATGATGTTCATGGACGACGAGGAGCACCTGGCGGCCCGCCGCACCCACCACGCGGCACTCAGACCCTTCTCCGGGAGCCCCGAGGGCTGGGAGCTGCGGGCGGCCGTCGAACGCTACGCCGACGAACTCATCGCCCTGCTCGCGTCGGAGTCGGGCACCACCGGCTTCGCCGACCTCGGCGCGCAGTACACGCGGCCGCTGCTCCTCATGGTCACCACCCGGCTGTTCGGCTGCCCCGTCGAACTCGGCGACGAACTGGTCATGGACCTGTGGCGGATGCTGGACGGCGGCCCGGGCGCGGGTCCCGCCACCGGGCGGGCGCTGGCCTCGTTCACCCGGCTCGCCGCGCACCGGCGGGCCCGCCCGGGGGACGACCTCACCTCCTACATGCTCCTCGCCGACCCCGACCTGACCGACGAACAGCTCGGCCGGGAGCTGTTCATGAACGCCGTCTACCTCAACGACATCACCGGCAACATGGTCCTCAACACCCTGCTGGAGGTGTTGCGCGGCAACGCCACCGTCCGCCGCAGCCTCTCCGCCGGGCAACTCGGCGAAACGGTCGACCGTGCCGCCCTCGCCAATCCGCCCGTCGCCAACATGTGCTTCCGCTTCGCCGCGCGGGACGTCCGGCTCGGAGGCTTCTGGATCCGCGCCGGTGACGCCGTGTCCCCGTCCGCCGCGTCCGCCCACCGTGACCTGCTGGCCATCGGCTCCTCCCACCTGGTCGGGTCCGCCGTGTCCACCCACGCCCACCTGGGGTGGGGTGCCGGGCCCCACCAGTGCCCCAGCGCGGCGCGTGAACTCGGTGGCCAGATCGTGAGTACGGCTGTCGGGCGGGTCTTCGACCACTTCGTCCGGGCGGAACTCACCCTGCCTCCGGACCAGTTGCCCTGGCGCTCCGGGCCGGTCGTGCGGGGGTTGCGGTTGCTGCCTGTGCGGTACGAGTTGTCCCCGGGCCACGCGAAGACGCCTCGTCACGCCGCCCCCGTCCCGACCTCGCCCACCCACACACCGGACGGCCAGGCGAAGCGGCTCCTGTCGGCCTTGCGGCGGTTGATGTTCGGCGGGCGCGACTAG
- the glgB gene encoding 1,4-alpha-glucan branching enzyme, giving the protein MTPPTPSGSDPKKKAAKAAKSVKKAVVKKAAEKVTAPRKTAKEAAVKKAAAEETVTKKATAKKSVAKKTTTTKAVAAPKKSAAKKATPEQATAKKTPAVKTGAAKRTPAKTGTAKTTAAKTGTTKPVPAKRAPAPVPAKTTAAKSPAKKATAKKAVTAKASTTKATTTKAAATKAATTKAAAKKVTAKRVPAEKVTPKKVVAEKIAAPSAAEPPEAPAPLDEVAVSPALDASDRGRLLAGTHHEPHGVLGAHPVPGGIAFRAFRPYALSVTVVAGDLRAELHDDGDGFFSGLLPLREVPAYRLLVTYEGTAQDVEDAYAFLPALGDLDLHLIGEGRHEQLWTALGAQPMTHQGVTGTRFTVWAPNARGVRVAGTFNFWDGSAFPMRSLGGTGVWELFVPGIGEGELYKFEITRPDGSKTLRADPLARRTEVPPNTSSVIHASRHEWHDEEWLARRGKAPAHEAPFSVYEVHLPSWRPGLTYRQLAEQLPAYVRDLGFTHVELMPVAEHPFGGSWGYQVTGFYAPTARLGTPDDFKYLVDALHQAGIGVLMDWVPAHFPRDDWALAEFDGRPLYEHEDPLRSAHPDWGTLEFDYGRREVRNFLVANAIYWCEEFHIDGLRVDAVASMLYLDYSREPGQWIPNVHGGRENLDAVDFLQEMNATVYRRVPGVVTIAEESTAWDGVTRATHHKGPGGFGGLGFGLKWNMGWMHDSLGYVQHDPIHRRYHHHEMTFSMVYAYSENYVLPISHDEVVHGKRSLVSKMPGDWWQQRATHRAYLAYMWAHPGKQLLFMGQEFAQGAEWSEAHGPDWWLLDPAYGAEPDHRGVRDLVRDLNTVYRDCPALWQCDTDPAGFQWIVGDAAEDNVFAFLRYDAQGTPLLAVSNFSPVVRHDYRLGVPDDIPAWHETLNTDATAYGGTDLTTPDTVKPEATPWHGRPASIHLTLPPLATVWLRPA; this is encoded by the coding sequence GTGACCCCGCCCACGCCCAGCGGTTCGGATCCGAAGAAGAAGGCTGCGAAAGCCGCGAAGAGTGTGAAGAAGGCGGTGGTGAAGAAGGCAGCGGAGAAGGTGACCGCTCCCAGGAAAACGGCGAAGGAGGCGGCGGTGAAGAAGGCTGCCGCCGAGGAGACCGTGACCAAGAAGGCCACCGCGAAGAAGTCCGTGGCGAAGAAGACCACGACGACCAAGGCGGTCGCGGCGCCGAAGAAGAGCGCCGCGAAGAAGGCGACGCCGGAGCAGGCCACCGCGAAGAAGACACCCGCCGTGAAGACGGGCGCGGCGAAGCGCACGCCCGCGAAGACCGGCACGGCGAAAACCACCGCGGCGAAGACCGGCACCACGAAGCCGGTCCCGGCTAAGAGGGCCCCGGCGCCCGTCCCGGCGAAGACCACCGCCGCGAAGAGCCCGGCCAAGAAGGCCACCGCGAAGAAGGCCGTCACGGCAAAGGCGAGCACGACGAAAGCGACCACGACAAAGGCGGCAGCGACGAAGGCGGCCACGACGAAGGCCGCCGCCAAGAAAGTCACCGCCAAGAGGGTGCCCGCCGAGAAGGTGACCCCCAAGAAGGTGGTCGCCGAGAAGATCGCCGCCCCGTCTGCCGCCGAACCGCCGGAGGCCCCCGCGCCCCTCGACGAGGTCGCCGTGTCCCCCGCCCTGGACGCCAGCGACCGCGGGCGGCTGCTGGCCGGTACCCACCACGAGCCGCACGGCGTGCTCGGTGCCCACCCCGTGCCCGGCGGGATCGCGTTCCGCGCGTTCCGGCCGTACGCGCTGTCCGTCACGGTCGTGGCCGGTGACCTGCGGGCCGAACTGCACGACGACGGGGACGGCTTCTTCTCCGGCCTGCTGCCGCTGCGAGAGGTCCCGGCGTACCGCCTGCTCGTGACGTACGAGGGGACGGCCCAGGACGTCGAGGACGCGTACGCGTTCCTGCCGGCGCTCGGTGATCTCGATCTGCATCTGATCGGCGAGGGCCGGCACGAGCAGCTGTGGACGGCGCTGGGCGCGCAGCCGATGACCCACCAGGGCGTGACCGGCACCCGGTTCACGGTGTGGGCGCCGAACGCTCGGGGTGTGCGGGTGGCGGGCACCTTCAACTTCTGGGACGGGTCGGCGTTCCCGATGCGCTCGCTCGGCGGCACGGGCGTCTGGGAGCTGTTCGTGCCCGGGATCGGCGAGGGCGAGCTGTACAAGTTCGAGATCACCCGGCCCGACGGTTCGAAGACACTGCGCGCCGACCCGCTGGCCCGCCGTACCGAGGTCCCGCCCAACACCTCGTCCGTCATCCACGCCTCCCGCCACGAGTGGCACGACGAGGAGTGGCTTGCGCGCCGCGGGAAGGCCCCCGCCCACGAGGCGCCCTTCTCCGTCTACGAGGTCCATCTCCCGTCCTGGCGGCCGGGTCTGACGTACCGTCAACTCGCCGAGCAGCTCCCGGCGTACGTCAGGGACCTCGGTTTCACCCACGTCGAGCTGATGCCGGTCGCCGAGCATCCCTTCGGCGGTTCCTGGGGCTACCAGGTCACCGGCTTCTACGCGCCGACGGCCCGGCTCGGAACGCCGGACGACTTCAAGTACCTGGTGGACGCGCTGCACCAGGCCGGGATCGGTGTCCTGATGGACTGGGTGCCGGCGCACTTCCCGCGCGACGACTGGGCGCTGGCCGAGTTCGACGGCCGCCCGCTCTACGAGCACGAGGACCCGCTGCGGTCCGCCCACCCCGACTGGGGCACCCTGGAGTTCGACTACGGCCGCCGTGAGGTGCGCAACTTCCTGGTCGCCAACGCCATTTACTGGTGCGAGGAGTTCCACATCGACGGCCTGCGGGTGGACGCGGTCGCCTCGATGCTCTACCTCGACTACTCGCGCGAACCGGGTCAGTGGATCCCGAACGTGCACGGCGGCCGGGAGAACCTGGACGCTGTCGACTTCCTCCAGGAGATGAACGCCACCGTCTACCGGCGGGTGCCCGGCGTGGTGACCATCGCCGAGGAGTCCACGGCCTGGGACGGCGTCACCCGCGCCACGCACCACAAGGGGCCCGGCGGATTCGGCGGTCTGGGCTTCGGCCTGAAGTGGAACATGGGCTGGATGCACGACTCGCTCGGCTACGTCCAGCACGACCCCATCCACCGCCGGTACCACCACCACGAGATGACCTTCTCGATGGTCTACGCCTACAGCGAGAACTACGTCCTGCCGATCTCCCACGACGAGGTCGTCCACGGCAAACGCTCCCTCGTCTCCAAGATGCCCGGCGACTGGTGGCAGCAACGCGCCACCCACCGCGCCTACCTCGCCTACATGTGGGCCCACCCCGGCAAGCAACTCCTCTTCATGGGCCAGGAGTTCGCCCAGGGAGCCGAGTGGTCCGAGGCCCACGGCCCCGACTGGTGGCTCCTGGACCCGGCCTACGGCGCCGAACCCGACCACCGCGGCGTCCGCGACCTGGTCCGCGACCTCAACACCGTCTACCGGGACTGCCCCGCCCTGTGGCAGTGCGACACCGACCCCGCCGGCTTCCAGTGGATCGTCGGCGACGCCGCCGAGGACAACGTCTTCGCCTTCCTCCGCTACGACGCCCAAGGCACCCCCCTCCTCGCCGTCTCCAACTTCTCCCCCGTCGTCCGCCACGACTACCGCCTCGGCGTCCCCGACGACATCCCCGCCTGGCACGAAACCCTCAACACCGACGCCACCGCCTACGGCGGCACCGACCTCACCACCCCCGACACCGTCAAACCGGAAGCAACCCCCTGGCACGGCCGCCCGGCCAGCATCCACCTCACCCTGCCCCCACTCGCAACGGTGTGGCTGCGCCCGGCCTGA
- a CDS encoding maltokinase N-terminal cap-like domain-containing protein: MSEVVIRSDTASSGSPGLLASLDPLLREWLPRQRWFAGKGRPVTGFSLVAATELLPPTGKLGLYHLLVRAHQPLTLGAPPHPGDCYQLLIGVRGALPPRLAPALIGHLDEGPLAGHTVYEALYDPRPAELLLEALRTRARIGDLRFERDTGQEIRDGLVPRLMTAEQSNSSIVYGDTFILKLLRRIVPGTNPDLELPLALAREGCPRVPAPTAWLGAELAGEPYVLGVLQPFVQGASDGWELALRELAKGEDFGAEARSLGRATAEVHTALARALPTVTLGHAQLQLLVDGMIERLEAAVQAVPGLRPYAPGLHSSFTALADLAAEGRTWTAQRIHGDLHLGQCLRSPAGQWSLIDFEGEPSKPLAERRMPQPPARDIAGMLRSFDYAAHCADPTVTGWAEACRAAYCSGYAEVSGADPRTDPVLLRAYETDKAIYEVVYEARHRPEWLPVPMAAIERYVTSDLI; encoded by the coding sequence ATGTCGGAAGTCGTCATACGCAGCGACACCGCAAGTTCTGGCAGCCCCGGCCTCCTTGCTTCACTGGATCCGCTGCTGCGGGAGTGGCTGCCACGGCAGCGCTGGTTCGCGGGCAAGGGGCGCCCGGTCACCGGGTTCTCCCTGGTGGCGGCCACCGAACTGCTGCCACCCACCGGGAAGCTCGGCCTCTACCACCTGCTGGTCCGCGCCCACCAGCCGCTCACACTCGGCGCGCCACCCCATCCCGGCGACTGCTACCAGCTCCTCATCGGGGTGCGCGGGGCGCTGCCGCCCCGGCTGGCACCCGCGCTGATCGGCCATCTCGACGAGGGCCCGCTCGCCGGGCACACGGTGTACGAGGCGCTGTACGACCCCCGCCCCGCCGAACTGCTCCTGGAGGCCCTGCGCACCCGGGCCCGCATCGGCGACCTGCGCTTCGAGCGGGACACGGGGCAGGAGATCCGGGACGGGCTCGTCCCCCGGCTGATGACCGCCGAGCAGTCCAACTCGTCGATCGTCTACGGAGATACGTTCATTCTGAAGCTGTTGCGCAGGATCGTGCCCGGCACCAATCCCGACCTGGAACTGCCGCTGGCCCTGGCCCGGGAGGGCTGCCCCCGGGTGCCCGCGCCGACGGCCTGGCTGGGGGCGGAGCTGGCCGGTGAGCCGTACGTCCTCGGGGTGCTCCAGCCGTTCGTGCAGGGCGCGTCCGACGGCTGGGAGCTGGCCCTGCGGGAGCTGGCCAAGGGGGAGGACTTCGGCGCCGAGGCGCGGTCGCTGGGCCGGGCCACCGCCGAGGTGCACACGGCGCTCGCCCGGGCGCTGCCCACGGTGACACTCGGCCACGCCCAGCTCCAACTGCTGGTCGACGGCATGATCGAGCGCCTGGAGGCGGCCGTGCAGGCGGTGCCCGGACTGCGGCCCTACGCGCCCGGGCTGCACTCCTCGTTCACCGCGCTGGCCGACCTGGCCGCCGAGGGCCGTACCTGGACCGCACAGCGCATCCACGGCGATCTGCACCTGGGCCAGTGCCTGCGCTCGCCTGCCGGGCAGTGGTCGCTGATCGACTTCGAGGGCGAGCCGTCCAAACCGCTCGCCGAACGGCGGATGCCGCAGCCGCCGGCACGGGACATCGCCGGGATGCTCCGTTCCTTCGACTACGCCGCCCACTGCGCCGACCCCACGGTGACCGGCTGGGCCGAGGCCTGCCGGGCCGCCTACTGCTCGGGATACGCCGAGGTCAGCGGCGCGGATCCGCGTACCGACCCGGTACTGCTGCGGGCCTACGAGACCGACAAGGCGATCTACGAGGTCGTCTACGAGGCCCGGCACCGCCCCGAGTGGCTGCCGGTACCGATGGCCGCGATAGAGCGGTATGTGACATCCGACCTGATCTGA
- the treS gene encoding maltose alpha-D-glucosyltransferase, which yields MIVNEPVQDTFEDTPAKDRDPDWFKRAVFYEVLVRSFQDSNGDGVGDLKGLTAKLDYLQWLGVDCLWLPPFFQSPLRDGGYDVSNYTAVLPEFGDLADFVEFVDSAHQRGMRVIIDFVMNHTSDQHPWFQESRNDPDGPYGDYYVWADDDKQYQDARIIFVDTEASNWTFDPVRKQYYWHRFFSHQPDLNYENPAVQEEIISALRFWLDLGIDGFRLDAVPYLYQQEGTNCENLPATHEFLKRVRKEIDASYPDTVLLAEANQWPEDVVDYFGDYASGGDECHMAFHFPVMPRIFMAVRRESRYPVSEILAKTPAIPSNCQWGIFLRNHDELTLEMVTDEERDYMWAEYAKDPRMRANIGIRRRLAPLLDNDRNQIELFTALLLSLPGSPILYYGDEIGMGDNIWLGDRDAVRTPMQWTPDRNAGFSSCDPGRLYLPTIMDPVHGYQVTNVEASMASPSSLLHWTRRMIEIRKQNPAFGLGSYTELPSSNPAVIAFLREYEDDLVLCVHNFSRFAQPTELDLSSFNGRHPVELFGGVRFPAIGELPYLLTLGGHGFYWFRLRKDAA from the coding sequence ATGATCGTCAACGAGCCCGTCCAGGACACCTTCGAGGACACCCCCGCGAAGGACCGGGACCCCGACTGGTTCAAGCGTGCCGTCTTCTACGAAGTACTGGTCCGCTCCTTCCAGGACAGCAACGGTGACGGCGTCGGCGACCTCAAGGGCCTCACCGCCAAACTCGACTACCTGCAATGGCTGGGCGTCGACTGCCTGTGGCTGCCGCCGTTCTTCCAGTCACCCCTGCGTGACGGCGGCTACGACGTCTCCAACTACACGGCCGTCCTGCCCGAGTTCGGCGACCTCGCCGACTTCGTGGAGTTCGTCGACTCCGCCCACCAGCGCGGGATGCGCGTCATCATCGACTTCGTCATGAACCACACCAGCGACCAGCACCCGTGGTTCCAGGAGTCCCGCAACGACCCCGACGGGCCCTACGGCGACTACTACGTCTGGGCCGACGACGACAAGCAGTACCAGGACGCCCGGATCATCTTCGTCGACACCGAAGCCTCCAACTGGACCTTCGACCCGGTCCGCAAGCAGTACTACTGGCACCGCTTCTTCTCCCACCAGCCGGACCTCAACTACGAGAACCCGGCGGTCCAGGAGGAGATCATCTCCGCGCTGCGGTTCTGGCTGGACCTCGGCATCGACGGCTTCCGCCTCGACGCCGTGCCCTACCTCTACCAGCAGGAGGGCACGAACTGCGAAAACCTTCCGGCGACCCACGAGTTCCTCAAGCGGGTCCGGAAGGAGATCGACGCGTCCTACCCGGACACGGTCCTGCTGGCGGAGGCCAACCAGTGGCCTGAGGACGTGGTCGACTACTTCGGCGACTACGCCAGTGGCGGCGACGAATGCCACATGGCGTTCCACTTCCCGGTCATGCCGCGCATCTTCATGGCCGTCCGCAGGGAATCGCGCTATCCCGTCTCGGAAATCCTCGCCAAGACCCCGGCGATTCCCTCGAACTGCCAGTGGGGCATCTTCCTGCGCAACCACGACGAGCTCACCCTCGAAATGGTCACCGACGAGGAACGCGACTACATGTGGGCCGAATACGCGAAGGACCCGCGTATGCGCGCCAACATCGGCATCCGCCGCCGGCTCGCCCCCCTGCTCGACAACGACCGCAACCAGATCGAGCTGTTCACGGCCCTGCTGCTGTCCCTCCCGGGCTCGCCGATCCTCTACTACGGCGACGAGATCGGCATGGGCGACAACATCTGGCTCGGCGACCGGGACGCCGTACGGACTCCCATGCAGTGGACTCCGGACCGCAACGCCGGATTCTCGTCCTGTGATCCGGGGCGGCTGTATCTGCCCACGATCATGGATCCGGTCCACGGCTACCAGGTCACCAATGTCGAGGCGTCGATGGCGTCGCCGTCCTCGCTGCTGCACTGGACCCGCCGCATGATCGAGATCCGCAAGCAGAACCCGGCCTTCGGCCTCGGGTCCTACACGGAACTCCCGTCGTCGAATCCGGCGGTGATCGCGTTCCTCAGGGAGTACGAGGACGATCTCGTCCTGTGCGTGCACAACTTCTCCCGGTTCGCGCAGCCGACGGAGCTGGACCTCAGCTCGTTCAACGGGCGGCACCCGGTGGAGCTGTTCGGCGGGGTGCGGTTCCCGGCCATCGGGGAACTGCCGTACCTGTTGACTCTGGGCGGGCACGGGTTCTACTGGTTCCGGCTCCGCAAGGACGCCGCGTAG
- a CDS encoding alpha-1,4-glucan--maltose-1-phosphate maltosyltransferase, translating to MPATHHSSAPPTPGTDAPSTRPADPGPPTPEPPSAHGIPAIGRIPVLDVRPVVQQGRRPAKAVTGESFEISATVFREGHDAVAANVVLKDPQGRPGPWTPMRELAPGTDRWGATVTAGDPGRWTYTVEAWGDPIATWRHHAQIKIPAGMDIELVLEEGARLYERAADGVPEKDTQQVLVTAVEALRDETRPPAARLASALTPEVDAVLARHPLRELVTASDTLPLLVERERALYGSWYEFFPRSEGTPQQPHGTFRTAAHRLPAIAAMGFDVVYLPPIHPIGQTFRKGRNNTLSPTPDDVGVPWAIGSPEGGHDAIHPDLGTIDDFDHFVARARELGLEIALDFALQCSPDHPWVHKHPEWFHHRPDGTIAYAENPPKKYQDIYPIAFDTDLDGLIAETLRVLRHWMDHGVRIFRVDNPHTKPVLFWERVIADINATDPDVIFLAEAFTRPAMMHTLAQIGFQQSYTYFTWRTTKDELTAYLSELSGEAAAYMRPNFFANTPDILHAYLQRGGRPAFEVRAVLAATLSPTWGIYSGYELCENTPLRDGSEEYLDSEKYQLKPRDWTTAEREGRTITPLVTRLNAIRRANPALRQLRDLHFHHADQDAVIAYSKRQGSNTVLVVANLDPHHTQEATVSLDMPQLGLDWHESVPVRDELTGETYHWGRANYVRLEPGTRPAHILTVLRPSTPQTGGSPTI from the coding sequence ATGCCCGCCACGCACCACTCGTCAGCACCCCCGACACCCGGGACCGACGCCCCCTCCACGCGCCCGGCCGACCCCGGGCCGCCGACCCCGGAGCCACCCTCCGCGCACGGCATCCCGGCCATCGGGCGCATACCCGTGCTCGATGTCCGCCCGGTCGTCCAGCAAGGCCGCAGGCCCGCCAAGGCGGTCACCGGCGAGTCGTTCGAGATCTCGGCCACCGTGTTCCGTGAGGGCCACGACGCCGTCGCCGCGAACGTCGTACTGAAGGACCCCCAAGGCCGCCCCGGCCCGTGGACGCCGATGCGCGAACTGGCCCCGGGCACCGACCGCTGGGGCGCCACCGTCACGGCCGGCGACCCCGGCCGCTGGACCTACACCGTGGAGGCCTGGGGCGACCCGATCGCCACCTGGCGGCACCACGCCCAGATCAAGATCCCGGCCGGAATGGACATCGAGCTGGTCCTGGAGGAGGGTGCGCGGCTGTACGAACGGGCGGCCGACGGCGTTCCGGAGAAGGACACACAGCAGGTCCTCGTGACGGCCGTCGAGGCCCTCCGCGACGAGACCCGGCCTCCCGCCGCCCGTCTGGCGTCGGCGTTGACGCCGGAGGTGGACGCGGTGCTGGCCCGTCATCCGTTGCGGGAGCTGGTCACCGCCTCCGACACCCTGCCGCTGCTGGTGGAACGCGAACGCGCCCTGTACGGCTCCTGGTACGAGTTCTTCCCCCGCTCCGAGGGCACCCCCCAGCAGCCGCACGGCACCTTCCGCACCGCCGCACACCGGCTCCCGGCCATCGCCGCGATGGGCTTCGACGTCGTCTACCTGCCCCCCATCCACCCCATCGGACAGACCTTCCGCAAAGGCCGCAACAACACCCTCTCCCCCACCCCCGACGACGTCGGCGTGCCCTGGGCGATCGGCTCCCCCGAAGGCGGCCACGACGCGATCCACCCCGACCTGGGCACCATCGACGACTTCGACCACTTCGTCGCCCGCGCCCGGGAACTGGGCCTGGAGATCGCCCTGGACTTCGCCCTCCAGTGCTCCCCCGACCACCCCTGGGTGCACAAACACCCCGAGTGGTTCCACCACCGCCCCGACGGCACCATCGCCTACGCCGAGAACCCGCCCAAGAAGTACCAGGACATCTACCCCATCGCCTTCGACACCGACCTCGACGGCCTGATCGCCGAGACGCTGCGGGTGCTGCGGCACTGGATGGACCACGGCGTGCGGATCTTCCGCGTGGACAACCCGCACACCAAACCGGTGCTGTTCTGGGAACGCGTGATCGCCGACATCAACGCCACCGACCCCGACGTGATCTTCCTGGCCGAGGCGTTCACCCGGCCGGCGATGATGCACACCCTGGCCCAGATCGGCTTCCAGCAGTCCTACACCTACTTCACCTGGCGCACCACCAAGGACGAACTCACCGCCTACCTGAGCGAGCTGTCGGGGGAGGCGGCCGCCTACATGCGGCCGAACTTCTTCGCCAACACCCCCGACATCCTGCACGCCTACCTCCAGCGCGGCGGCCGGCCCGCCTTCGAGGTCCGCGCCGTGCTGGCCGCCACCCTCTCCCCCACCTGGGGCATCTACAGCGGCTACGAACTGTGCGAGAACACCCCCCTGCGCGACGGCAGCGAGGAATACCTCGACTCCGAGAAATACCAGCTCAAACCCCGTGACTGGACCACCGCCGAACGCGAGGGGCGCACCATCACACCGCTCGTCACCAGGCTGAACGCGATCCGGCGGGCGAACCCGGCCCTGCGTCAACTGCGCGATCTGCACTTCCACCACGCGGACCAGGACGCGGTGATCGCGTACTCGAAGCGGCAGGGATCGAACACGGTTCTGGTGGTCGCCAACCTCGACCCCCACCACACCCAGGAGGCCACGGTCTCGTTGGACATGCCGCAACTCGGCCTGGATTGGCACGAGTCGGTGCCGGTGCGCGACGAGCTCACCGGCGAGACCTATCACTGGGGCAGGGCGAACTATGTGCGCCTCGAACCGGGCACTCGCCCCGCGCACATCCTCACCGTCCTGCGACCGTCCACCCCGCAGACCGGAGGGTCACCCACAATATGA
- a CDS encoding S8 family peptidase, whose amino-acid sequence MAQTRTRRLRVAGGLTAVSCAAVLSAITLPAHAAPQGRILGAGEPGSVGGSYLVTLKGGTTAPSAAGKGLAEKYGARISHTYGTVLNGYAIRANERQARQLAADPRVASVVQDTRVTLDHVQKNPPSWGLDRIDQRNRPLDRRYTWPKSGGAGVTVYVIDTGIRIGHQDFGGRAGNGWDFVGNDRSAGDGNGHGTHVAATVAGTRYGVAKKARVVAVRVLDNAGAGTTARVIAGIDWVTRHAKKPAVANLSLGGYRNAQLDAAVRASIRSGVTYTIAAGNDGMPAGLYSPAAVREAVTVGATDAADRKPGFSNYGAAVDLFAPGVTITSASHASGTGRATLSGTSMASPHVAGAAALYLADHRKATPAEVGKALVAEASSGKVSGRGLASPNKLLHVPGS is encoded by the coding sequence ATGGCACAGACGCGAACACGGCGTCTGCGCGTGGCGGGGGGCCTGACCGCGGTGAGCTGTGCCGCGGTGCTTTCGGCCATCACCCTGCCCGCGCACGCCGCACCTCAGGGGCGGATACTGGGTGCCGGAGAGCCCGGTTCCGTCGGCGGAAGTTACCTGGTGACACTCAAGGGGGGAACGACGGCTCCCTCGGCGGCCGGAAAGGGCCTCGCCGAGAAGTACGGGGCGAGAATCAGCCACACCTACGGCACGGTTCTCAACGGCTACGCGATCAGGGCGAACGAAAGACAGGCCAGGCAGCTCGCGGCGGACCCACGGGTCGCCTCGGTGGTCCAGGACACCCGCGTGACCCTCGACCACGTACAGAAGAACCCGCCGTCCTGGGGCCTGGACCGGATCGACCAGCGCAACCGGCCGCTCGACCGCCGTTACACCTGGCCGAAGTCCGGGGGCGCGGGCGTGACGGTCTACGTCATCGACACCGGCATCCGCATCGGCCACCAGGACTTCGGCGGCCGGGCGGGCAACGGCTGGGACTTCGTCGGCAACGACCGGTCCGCGGGCGACGGCAACGGCCACGGCACCCATGTCGCCGCGACCGTCGCCGGCACCAGGTACGGCGTCGCCAAGAAGGCCAGGGTGGTCGCCGTACGGGTCCTCGACAACGCGGGGGCGGGCACCACCGCCCGGGTCATCGCGGGCATCGACTGGGTGACCCGGCACGCCAAGAAGCCCGCGGTCGCCAATCTGAGTCTCGGCGGCTACCGAAACGCCCAGCTGGACGCCGCCGTACGCGCCTCGATCAGGTCGGGTGTGACGTACACGATCGCGGCGGGCAACGACGGGATGCCGGCCGGTCTCTACTCCCCCGCGGCCGTGCGGGAGGCGGTCACGGTCGGCGCGACCGACGCGGCCGACAGGAAACCGGGCTTCTCCAACTACGGCGCCGCCGTCGACCTGTTCGCCCCGGGTGTGACGATCACCTCGGCGTCCCACGCCAGCGGCACCGGCCGGGCGACCCTCTCCGGTACGTCGATGGCGTCGCCGCACGTGGCGGGCGCCGCCGCGCTCTATCTCGCGGACCACCGCAAAGCCACTCCGGCCGAGGTCGGCAAGGCACTTGTCGCCGAGGCCTCGTCGGGGAAGGTGTCCGGCCGGGGGCTCGCCTCGCCGAACAAACTTCTGCATGTACCGGGCTCGTAG